From Halodesulfovibrio aestuarii DSM 17919 = ATCC 29578, the proteins below share one genomic window:
- a CDS encoding intermembrane transport protein PqiB, whose amino-acid sequence MSEENTAPSSETLPQASICKKKSFSLIWIVPLVALIIGVGLIYTTMMKKGPTITITFASADGLEAGKTKVKYKDVEIGKVESVELAEDFKHVEVTVSLVKKADAYLNEQTRFWVVRPRLSGGTVTGLGTLLSGAYIAVDPGKAGESQYEFKGLEIPPVVTEGTPGKLFRLEAGDLGSLDYGSPIYYRGIKIGQVVGYGLRENGEGVIITVFVDAPYDAYVKDSSRFWLASGMDLEMGTDGIRFNTESLVSLLIGGISLTNPDHLKNTPIADAEDVFQLFPTREAAMTEQFLEKEYYVLKFAQSVRGLSIGAPVEFKGFPVGHVVDIGIEFDCKSNKVLVPVRIEVEQKRLQRIASQTGKVDTDAILKLLVKQGLRGQVRTGNLLTGKLYVALDFFKNVEPAKIIAEDGVIQIPTTPTPIEELTSNLSALLEKLQKIPMEKIGNNAIETLQGIKQASNKLESLAESNEIRLAFQKTQKTMEGAHQLLSKDSATVVELQRALREMSEAARAIRSLADQLERHPESLLRGKERK is encoded by the coding sequence ATGTCAGAAGAAAACACTGCCCCATCATCTGAAACGCTGCCACAAGCCTCCATCTGCAAGAAAAAAAGCTTTTCCTTGATTTGGATTGTTCCCCTTGTAGCGCTGATCATAGGCGTCGGGCTAATCTATACAACTATGATGAAAAAAGGCCCGACAATTACCATCACCTTTGCTTCTGCGGATGGACTCGAAGCCGGAAAAACAAAAGTTAAATATAAAGATGTGGAGATAGGCAAGGTTGAATCTGTTGAACTTGCCGAAGACTTTAAGCACGTTGAGGTAACTGTTTCGCTCGTTAAAAAGGCTGATGCATATTTAAACGAACAGACACGTTTCTGGGTTGTCCGCCCGCGGCTTAGCGGAGGGACTGTTACAGGGCTAGGCACCTTGCTCTCCGGTGCGTACATTGCGGTAGATCCGGGCAAGGCGGGTGAATCGCAATACGAATTCAAAGGATTAGAAATTCCTCCGGTGGTAACGGAAGGCACCCCCGGTAAACTATTCAGACTTGAAGCAGGTGACCTTGGCTCTTTGGACTACGGTTCCCCCATCTACTACCGTGGTATTAAAATAGGACAAGTTGTAGGGTACGGGTTACGAGAGAATGGCGAAGGCGTTATTATTACAGTCTTTGTTGATGCTCCATATGACGCCTACGTCAAAGACTCCTCCCGCTTCTGGCTGGCATCCGGTATGGATCTAGAAATGGGTACAGACGGCATCCGTTTTAATACAGAATCACTGGTGAGTCTGCTCATTGGCGGCATATCCTTAACAAATCCTGATCACCTCAAGAATACGCCTATTGCTGATGCAGAAGACGTATTCCAGCTATTCCCGACGCGCGAAGCCGCGATGACAGAACAATTTCTCGAAAAAGAGTACTATGTACTTAAATTTGCACAGTCTGTCCGGGGACTTTCCATCGGTGCTCCAGTAGAATTCAAAGGATTCCCGGTTGGACATGTTGTTGATATCGGAATTGAATTCGACTGCAAAAGCAACAAGGTGCTTGTACCCGTTCGCATTGAAGTTGAACAGAAACGTTTGCAGCGCATAGCATCACAGACTGGGAAGGTGGACACTGACGCAATACTTAAGCTTCTTGTTAAGCAAGGTTTGCGTGGTCAGGTTCGTACTGGAAACTTACTCACAGGTAAGCTTTACGTAGCGTTGGATTTCTTTAAAAATGTCGAACCGGCAAAAATTATTGCCGAAGATGGTGTTATTCAAATCCCAACTACACCGACACCTATTGAAGAGCTTACCAGCAACCTGTCCGCTCTACTTGAAAAATTGCAAAAAATACCAATGGAAAAAATCGGAAACAATGCCATTGAGACCTTACAAGGTATTAAACAGGCAAGTAACAAATTAGAGTCTCTCGCAGAATCAAACGAAATCCGCCTTGCCTTCCAGAAAACCCAAAAAACTATGGAAGGTGCGCACCAGTTGTTATCAAAAGATTCCGCAACAGTTGTAGAACTACAGCGTGCCCTTCGTGAAATGAGCGAAGCTGCTAGAGCCATCCGTTCGCTGGCTGACCAGCTGGAGCGTCATCCAGAATCATTACTTCGAGGAAAAGAGAGAAAATAA
- a CDS encoding PqiC family protein, with protein sequence MRKIVSNALLFATLSIILVGCGAGSPPSSYYILTSSNQQTSQVQPLNNISVGVGPVLVPGHLDRSQIVTSTGKNSITIHEYQRWGDSFKTQVEETLAENISILLQTPKVAIYPWERAQRPEYQVYVTIRRFEGKTGMNVTLDAIWQIVRVDTDNSLLTRHFVETFPVAENNISSYVQTQSNALGTLSQEIAKGLHSVVAQ encoded by the coding sequence ATGCGTAAAATCGTATCAAACGCCTTACTGTTCGCAACACTGTCTATCATATTAGTTGGTTGTGGCGCAGGGTCCCCACCATCTTCGTACTATATTCTTACAAGTTCCAACCAACAGACTTCGCAGGTTCAGCCGCTTAACAACATCAGTGTCGGCGTCGGGCCAGTACTTGTCCCCGGACATCTTGATCGCTCACAAATTGTGACAAGCACAGGCAAAAACAGCATCACAATCCACGAATACCAACGCTGGGGTGACTCATTTAAAACACAGGTTGAAGAGACACTCGCAGAAAACATTTCTATCCTGCTTCAGACTCCAAAAGTTGCCATATATCCATGGGAACGTGCTCAACGTCCAGAATACCAAGTTTACGTTACTATACGAAGATTTGAAGGCAAAACAGGTATGAATGTTACACTGGATGCCATCTGGCAAATTGTACGTGTAGACACGGACAATTCGTTACTCACGCGCCATTTTGTCGAAACCTTTCCAGTTGCCGAAAACAACATAAGTTCCTACGTCCAGACGCAAAGCAATGCACTTGGAACACTAAGCCAAGAGATTGCAAAAGGGCTGCACTCAGTAGTCGCACAATAA
- a CDS encoding winged helix-turn-helix transcriptional regulator, which produces MIRRCDVKEVDGRSYRCFFELTMQVIGGKWKPVILYHLSQAKVLRFGVLQKTLHGITQRMLTKQLRELEADKLVTRTAYNEVPPRVEYSLTELGESLIPIFLEMKQWGIRYEEQIAGEVITGDTYESVEDPK; this is translated from the coding sequence ATGATTCGCAGATGTGACGTTAAAGAGGTGGATGGCAGGAGCTACAGGTGCTTTTTTGAGCTTACTATGCAGGTGATTGGTGGAAAATGGAAACCTGTCATTTTGTATCATTTGTCTCAGGCAAAAGTATTGCGGTTTGGCGTCCTACAAAAAACGCTGCATGGAATTACCCAGCGGATGCTGACAAAACAATTACGGGAGCTTGAGGCGGACAAACTTGTTACCCGTACTGCGTATAATGAGGTGCCACCCCGAGTAGAATATTCTCTCACAGAGTTAGGCGAGTCGCTTATCCCTATTTTTCTGGAGATGAAGCAATGGGGTATCAGGTATGAAGAACAGATAGCCGGCGAAGTGATAACAGGTGACACGTATGAGTCTGTGGAAGATCCAAAATAG
- a CDS encoding flavodoxin family protein: MYALAINGSPRKGGNTEILLQNALAPLDAKGWETELIQVGGKKLRGCTACSKCFETRDNSCIIKNDIFNELFEKILRADAIILGTPTYFTDVSAELKGLLDRMGLVAIANGRALAGKIGAAVVAVRRGGATHAFDSINHMYLMSQMIVPGSIYWNFGVGLAPGDVKNDEEAMANMENLGQTIHWLGTAMHPHKATFPVSSFGRQE; encoded by the coding sequence ATGTACGCACTCGCCATTAACGGCAGCCCACGTAAAGGCGGCAACACAGAAATTTTATTGCAGAACGCACTAGCCCCACTAGATGCAAAAGGGTGGGAAACAGAACTTATTCAGGTTGGTGGTAAAAAACTTCGTGGTTGTACCGCATGTAGCAAATGTTTTGAAACCCGGGATAATTCCTGCATTATTAAAAACGATATCTTCAACGAACTATTTGAAAAAATCCTTCGTGCTGACGCTATTATTCTTGGTACACCAACCTACTTCACAGATGTATCCGCTGAACTGAAAGGTCTTCTCGACAGAATGGGGCTTGTTGCCATTGCCAATGGCCGTGCACTGGCCGGAAAAATTGGTGCTGCTGTTGTTGCAGTTCGACGCGGCGGCGCAACCCATGCTTTTGACAGCATTAACCACATGTACCTGATGTCTCAAATGATCGTTCCGGGGTCAATCTACTGGAATTTCGGTGTGGGCCTTGCGCCGGGTGATGTCAAAAACGATGAGGAAGCTATGGCGAATATGGAAAACCTTGGCCAGACTATCCACTGGCTTGGAACTGCTATGCACCCACATAAAGCAACCTTCCCTGTTTCATCTTTTGGCAGACAGGAATAA
- a CDS encoding phosphoglycerate kinase has translation MNKLFINDLNCEEKTVIVRVDFNVPLKDGAVDNDKRIRAALPTITHLVDEGAKVILMSHLGRPKGQRVEALSLKPVADRLAELLGKPVAFADDCVGDVAKKAVAKLAAGEVLLLENLRFHKAETDNDPEFAKQLAELAELYVNDAFGTAHRAHASTEGITHHMDTCACGYLLKKELDFLGGALAEPKRPFTAIIGGAKISGKIDVIKALLPKVDNLIIGGGMACTFLKAMGREIGNSLCEDEKLPLAKELLELGKGKILLPSDYLVTDKLDFDAREIGSEAIVAEDAITEGLMAVDIGHETMETFKNIIEKSGTVVWNGPMGVFEIDASAKGTFAVAEALAEATTKGSITVIGGGDSASAIEKAGLSEAVSHVSTGGGASLEFLEGKALPGVEALTEA, from the coding sequence ATGAACAAACTTTTTATTAACGATCTCAATTGTGAAGAGAAAACTGTAATCGTACGCGTAGACTTCAACGTGCCACTTAAAGATGGTGCAGTTGATAACGATAAACGCATTCGTGCAGCTCTTCCAACCATCACCCATTTGGTAGATGAGGGCGCAAAAGTTATTCTAATGTCTCACCTTGGACGTCCTAAAGGACAGCGCGTTGAAGCTTTGAGCCTTAAACCTGTTGCAGACCGTCTTGCTGAGCTGTTGGGCAAGCCTGTTGCTTTTGCAGATGATTGTGTTGGTGATGTGGCTAAAAAAGCAGTGGCAAAACTTGCTGCCGGTGAAGTGCTTCTTCTTGAAAACCTTCGTTTCCACAAAGCTGAAACTGACAACGATCCTGAATTTGCAAAACAGCTTGCGGAGCTTGCAGAACTGTACGTTAACGACGCATTTGGCACCGCGCACCGCGCTCATGCTTCTACCGAAGGTATTACTCATCACATGGATACCTGTGCATGCGGTTACCTGCTTAAAAAGGAACTTGATTTCCTCGGTGGTGCGCTCGCAGAACCTAAACGTCCATTTACTGCCATTATTGGCGGTGCAAAAATTTCCGGTAAAATTGACGTAATTAAAGCACTTCTGCCTAAAGTAGATAACTTGATTATCGGCGGCGGCATGGCTTGTACGTTCCTTAAAGCTATGGGACGCGAAATTGGTAATTCTCTTTGTGAAGATGAAAAATTGCCATTAGCTAAAGAACTTCTTGAGCTTGGCAAAGGAAAAATTCTTCTTCCTTCTGACTACCTCGTAACTGATAAGCTCGATTTTGATGCACGCGAAATCGGCAGCGAAGCAATTGTAGCAGAGGATGCCATTACTGAAGGTCTTATGGCTGTAGATATTGGTCATGAGACCATGGAAACTTTCAAAAATATCATCGAAAAGTCCGGCACTGTTGTATGGAACGGCCCGATGGGAGTTTTTGAAATTGATGCTTCAGCAAAAGGTACTTTTGCTGTGGCTGAAGCACTTGCTGAAGCAACCACAAAAGGTAGCATCACCGTTATCGGTGGCGGTGACTCTGCATCTGCCATTGAGAAAGCTGGTCTTTCCGAAGCCGTTTCCCATGTTTCTACTGGCGGCGGAGCTTCCCTCGAATTCCTTGAAGGAAAAGCTCTTCCGGGTGTAGAAGCACTGACTGAAGCTTAA
- the gap gene encoding type I glyceraldehyde-3-phosphate dehydrogenase yields the protein MIKIGINGFGRIGRLVFRAATQRDDIEVVGINDLIDVNYIAYLLKYDSTHGRFNGTVEVVDGHLVVNGKTIRVSSECCPEKLAWDAIGAECIVESTGFFLTDESARGHIKAGAKKVILSAPSKDATPMFVMGVNHKDYAGQDIVSNASCTTNCLAPLAHVVHNAFGIVEGLMTTVHATTATQKTVDGPSCKDWRGGRGAGQNIIPSSTGAAKAVGKVIPSLNGKLTGMAFRVPTPDVSVVDLTCRLEKSATYDEIKAALKEASENELKGILAYTEDAVVSTDFVGESCTSIFDASAGIALNDNFVKLISWYDNEWGYSCKVLDLLAHVAAN from the coding sequence ATGATTAAAATCGGTATTAACGGCTTTGGCCGTATAGGCCGCCTTGTATTCAGGGCTGCAACACAGCGTGATGATATTGAAGTTGTTGGTATTAACGACCTTATTGATGTTAATTACATCGCGTACCTTCTCAAATACGACTCTACTCACGGGCGCTTTAACGGCACCGTAGAAGTAGTAGACGGTCACCTTGTTGTTAACGGTAAAACCATTCGTGTATCTTCCGAATGTTGTCCGGAAAAACTTGCATGGGATGCAATTGGCGCCGAATGTATTGTAGAATCTACCGGCTTCTTCCTTACTGACGAATCTGCCCGTGGTCACATCAAAGCCGGTGCTAAGAAAGTTATTCTGTCTGCACCTTCCAAAGATGCCACCCCAATGTTTGTTATGGGTGTTAACCACAAAGATTACGCAGGTCAGGACATTGTTTCCAACGCTTCCTGTACAACAAACTGCCTTGCACCGCTCGCGCATGTTGTTCACAACGCATTCGGTATTGTGGAAGGTCTCATGACGACTGTTCACGCAACCACTGCTACTCAGAAAACCGTTGATGGTCCTTCCTGCAAAGACTGGCGTGGCGGACGTGGTGCTGGTCAGAACATCATTCCTAGCTCTACCGGTGCTGCTAAAGCAGTTGGTAAAGTTATTCCTTCCCTCAACGGAAAGCTTACCGGTATGGCGTTCCGTGTTCCTACTCCGGACGTTTCCGTAGTTGATCTTACCTGTCGTCTTGAAAAGTCAGCTACTTACGACGAGATCAAAGCAGCTCTTAAAGAAGCTTCTGAAAATGAGCTTAAAGGTATTCTCGCATACACTGAAGATGCTGTAGTTTCCACCGACTTTGTTGGTGAATCCTGCACCTCTATTTTTGACGCATCCGCTGGTATTGCTCTTAATGATAATTTTGTTAAGCTTATCTCATGGTACGACAACGAATGGGGTTACTCCTGTAAAGTTCTCGACCTGCTCGCACACGTAGCTGCTAACTAG